The following proteins come from a genomic window of Triticum aestivum cultivar Chinese Spring chromosome 6A, IWGSC CS RefSeq v2.1, whole genome shotgun sequence:
- the LOC123129977 gene encoding uncharacterized protein has protein sequence MRTEVIKADTIDVAVEGILNELNKSRQNIIYFDGWEGLGASAVLQVIARRLELKEPTRPPGLDFEQVIHIDCSKWESTRALQREIAEQLKLSNWVMKMFDKQDEEDDFNGTTDQGSRTEIADVAAEIQRSMQGRRFLLVFHNGSNEEIDISRIGLSVYPYLTNKVIWTFQGRFRMDPKMKDKVMKNTTDVLLSASCYKKDREELWSYLLHQEATQVACKHDISPAIVVECFLYLLGLNCIRGHLVDTEYDLAIHTCNYWICDRIIQKIPDSGEEAWQVGQTLQGEIRLGMCYQQNDLTPHLVMHTEKRPHWTSPAYGYVLVPAGVVPSRMFQHIDKLGVISRCSFSFSWPPFMWCHGLRFLWLDHCQDLRSTDAEWRKDEEDTTRSWACFQSLWVLDLRYTDCDWILSARVMDLMTQLRELNVMGAENWDMSHLRGRLCNIRKLRVRKSTCFFSNNVFSEMDSMELLDFSGNTITQGMTSLSGPASNSSLKCVTIDGCDGLKIISFRGCKELANVFLKGLLRGLEELELSGTRVKTLNLTGVEARSLPKRIILLGCEKLRAILWPPSVTQYQLPNVLHIDTTPPSATAYGGEAPLVHPHVGLSLQQQKEEIFKSGWRIRVTDARLLRSLSAGFSALHIDICTAAVVGGSNIQGTSSNKLVQVQPHTSILMHSKYSDTFGNDTVAAVIMEDCPKIWQSFTIHTCFMKVMMHGQGNKLLEDAVGASTSALLLPKCICDLVTSLHVYDNLSITSIPGPPQGSGWHRLRWCRVERCPRLHTVFTVPHGTSEDLGEDSFRDLETLSASKLLYALYIWDRQVEKGYLNSLVLLHLDHCPRLVHVLPFAIRTKHTLYYLETLEIVYCGDLKEVFPLPLSPELQEQNKILEFPSLKRIHLHELPKLQRIYGRSISAPYLETVKIRGCWSLRRPPAVGRYTEPPKVECEKEWWDNLEWDGLEEYHHPSLYEPTHSLYYKKAQLPRGTVLW, from the exons ATGCGCACGGAG GTTATCAAGGCAGACACCATTGATGTGGCCGTTGAAGGAATTCTCAATGAACTCAATAAAAGTAGACAGAACATCATCTACTTCGATGGCTGGGAAGGACTGGGGGCATCTGCCGTCCTGCAAGTCATAGCTCGGCGCTTGGAATTAAAGGAACCGACTAGGCCTCCTGGACTGGATTTTGAGCAAGTCATCCACATCGACTGCTCAAAGTGGGAGAGCACAAGAGCACTCCAGAGAGAAATCGCAGAGCAGCTGAAGCTTTCCAATTGGGTGATGAAGATGTTTGACAAGCAGGATGAGGAGGATGATTTCAATGGGACTACTGATCAAGGCTCTCGCACTGAGATAGCAGATGTTGCGGCAGAGATCCAGAGGAGCATGCAGGGCCGCAGGTTTTTGTTGGTTTTTCACAATGGAAGCAATGAGGAGATTGACATATCCAGAATTGGTCTTTCGGTATACCCCTATTTGACCAACAAGGTGATATGGACCTTCCAAGGGAGGTTTAGGATGGACCCCAAGATGAAAGACAAGGTCATGAAGAACACAACAGATGTTCTTCTCTCAGCTTCATGCTATAAGAAAGATCGAGAAGAGCTCTGGTCCTATCTACTACATCAAGAGGCTACACAAGTTGCTTGCAAGCATGACATCAGTCCTGCAATAGTTGTCGAGTGTTTCTTGTATTTGTTGGGACTAAATTGCATCCGCGGCCATCTTGTGGACACTGAGTATGATTTGGCTATACATACTTGCAACTATTGGATATGTGATCGTATCATACAGAAAATCCCAGATAGTGGTGAAGAAGCATGGCAAGTTGGTCAGACACTCCAGGGTGAGATCCGACTGGGTATGTGTTACCAGCAGAATGATTTGACCCCTCACTTGGTAATGCATACTGAGAAAAGGCCACACTGGACTTCACCAGCTTATGGATATGTACTGGTTCCGGCTGGAGTTGTCCCTAGTAGAATGTTTCAACATATTGACAAGCTTGGCGTGATATCAAGGTGTAGCTTCAGCTTTTCATGGCCCCCGTTTATGTGGTGCCACGGCCTTAGATTTCTATGGCTTGACCACTGCCAAGACTTAAGATCCACAGATGCAGAATGGAGGAAAGATGAGGAAGACACCACTAGGTCGTGGGCATGCTTCCAAAGCTTGTGGGTTCTTGACTTGCGCTACACTGATTGTGATTGGATTTTGTCCGCAAGGGTGATGGATCTCATGACCCAGCTCAGGGAGCTAAACGTAATGGGAGCTGAGAATTGGGACATGAGCCATTTACGGGGACGGTTATGTAACATTCGCAAGCTTCGGGTAAGAAAGTCCACTTGCTTCTTCAGCAATAATGTGTTCTCTGAGATGGACAGTATGGAACTTCTTGATTTTTCAGGAAATACCATCACACAAGGCATGACAAGCTTATCTGGGCCAGCCAGCAACAGTAGCCTGAAGTGCGTCACTATTGATGGATGTGATGGTTTAAAAATCATCTCTTTCAGGGGCTGCAAAGAATTGGCGAACGTGTTCTTGAAAGGATTATTGAGGGGTCTTGAGGAGCTGGAACTCTCAGGCACAAGAGTGAAAACCCTCAACCTGACTGGAGTGGAAGCCAGATCACTCCCCAAGCGGATCATCCTGCTAGGCTGCGAGAAGCTCCGTGCAATATTGTGGCCACCAAGTGTGACACAGTATCAGTTGCCCAATGTGCTGCACATTGACACCACACCTCCATCAGCAACAGCTTACGGAGGGGAGGCACCACTTGTGCATCCACATGTTGGTCTATCCCTCCAACAGCAGAAAGAAGAAATATTTAAGAGTGGATGGCGAATTCGTGTCACGGATGCAAGGCTCCTTAGGTCCCTCTCTGCTGGATTCTCAGCCCTACATATTGATATATGTACGGCAGCTGTTGTTGGTGGTAGCAACATCCAAGGAACAAGCAGTAACAAACTAGTGCAAGTCCAACCACATACAAGCATCTTAATGCACTCGAAGTACAGTGATACCTTTGGTAATGACACAGTTGCTGCAGTGATTATGGAGGACTGTCCCAAGATATGGCAGTCTTTCACCATACATACATGTTTCATGAAGGTGATGATGCACGGGCAGGGCAACAAACTCTTGGAGGATGCTGTTGGTGCTAGTACTAGTGCTTTGTTATTGCCCAAGTGTATATGTGACTTGGTTACATCGCTGCACGTGTATGATAACTTGTCCATCACTAGCATCCCTGGACCTCCCCAAGGATCAGGATGGCATAGACTAAGATGGTGCCGCGTGGAGAGATGCCCCAGGTTACACACAGTCTTCACTGTCCCCCATGGCACTAGCGAGGACCTTGGCGAGGACAGCTTTCGGGATCTGGAAACATTATCGGCGTCCAAGCTCCTCTATGCACTATACATCTGGGACAGGCAAGTTGAAAAAGGTTATTTGAATTCCCTGGTGTTATTGCACCTGGACCACTGCCCCAGGCTCGTACATGTGCTCCCCTTCGCCATACGGACAAAACACACCTTGTATTACCTTGAGACCCTTGAGATAGTGTACTGCGGTGACCTCAAGGAGGTATTCCCTCTCCCTTTGAGCCCTGAGCTTCAAGAGCAGAATAAAATTCTAGAATTCCCCAGTTTGAAGCGCATCCACCTGCATGAGCTCCCAAAGTTGCAGCGCATCTATGGGCGTAGTATATCTGCACCTTACCTTGAGACCGTCAAGATCAGGGGCTGCTGGAGCCTTAGGCGTCCTCCTGCCGTCGGACGCTACACCGAGCCGCCCAAGGTGGAGTGCGAGAAGGAATGGTGGGACAACCTAGAGTGGGACGGGTTGGAAGAGTACCACCATCCTTCGCTCTACGAGCCGACCCACTCGTTGTACTACAAGAAGGCCCAGCTGCCAAGAGGCACAGTACTCTG GTAA